In Stomoxys calcitrans chromosome 2, idStoCalc2.1, whole genome shotgun sequence, the following proteins share a genomic window:
- the LOC106086091 gene encoding myosin regulatory light chain 2 yields the protein MADEKKKIKKKKTKEEGGASETASEAASEAATPAPAATPAPASTTGSKRASGGSRGSRKSKRAGSSVFSVFSQKQIAEFKEAFQLMDADKDGIIGKNDLRAAFDSVGKIASDKELDQMLGEATGPINFTQLLTLFANRMASSGANDEDEVVIAAFKTFDNDGLIDGDKFRDMLMSYGDKFTMKEVDDAYDQMVIDDKNQIDTLALIEMLTGKGEEEEEEAA from the exons GCCGATGAGAAGAAGAAgatcaagaagaagaagaccaaGGAAGAGGGTGGTGCATCTGAAACCGCTTCTGAGGCTGCATCTGAGGCAGCAACCCCTGCCCCAGCTGCCACCCCAGCTCCCGCCTCCACCACTGGCTCCAAGAGAGCTTCCGGTGGCAGCCGCGGCTCCCGCAAATCCAAGCGTGCTGGTTCCTCCGTCTTCTCTGTTTTCTCCCAAAAACAGATTGCCGAATTCAAGGAA GCTTTCCAACTTATGGATGCTGACAAGGACGGCATTATTGGCAAGAACGATTTGCGCGCCGCTTTCGATTCCGTAGGCAAAATCGCCTCCGACAAGGAATTGGACCAAATGTTGGGCGAAGCCACTGGTCCCATCAATTTCACCCAATTGTTGACCTTGTTCGCCAACCGCATGGCCAGCTCCGGTGCTAACGATGAAGATGAAGTCGTCATTGCCGCCTTCAAGACCTTCGACAATGATGGTCTCATCGATGGTGATAAATTCCGTGACATGCTCATGAGCTATGGTGACAAATTCACCATGAAGGAAGTAGATGATGCTTACGATCAAATGGTTATCGATGATAAGAACCAAATCGATACCTTGGCCTTGATCGAAATGCTTACTGGCAAGGgagaggaagaagaagaagaagccgCCTAA